In Dyadobacter subterraneus, a single genomic region encodes these proteins:
- a CDS encoding helix-turn-helix domain-containing protein, with amino-acid sequence MEQYSFDQLPRAVSELHQKLDVLQDLILESRQAVPPAVELMTITQAAEFLNLSVQTLYGKVCHKEIPVSKKGKRLYFYKSELEDWIRSGKKKTLAELKQEFPAMVRTGKGKLR; translated from the coding sequence ATGGAACAGTACTCATTTGATCAGCTGCCACGCGCAGTTTCCGAGCTTCATCAGAAGCTTGACGTCCTTCAGGATCTTATTTTGGAATCACGGCAGGCAGTGCCACCCGCCGTTGAGCTGATGACTATCACACAAGCCGCTGAATTTCTTAATCTTTCGGTGCAGACCCTGTATGGTAAGGTATGTCACAAGGAAATTCCTGTCAGCAAGAAAGGGAAGCGGCTTTATTTCTACAAGTCTGAATTGGAAGACTGGATCCGCTCAGGGAAAAAGAAAACCTTGGCAGAGTTAAAACAGGAGTTTCCAGCTATGGTCAGGACTGGTAAGGGGAAATTACGGTAA